TGGTGGGCCCCAACGGATCAGGCAAGACCACGCTGGTCAAAATGATCAGCGGTGATCATCTCCAGGCGTACGCCAATGAAATTTATCTGTTCGGCAGGCGCCGGGGCAGCGGTGAGAGCATCTGGGAGATCAAAGAAAAAATCGGTCTGGTATCCTTCGAGCTTCAGGTGGGCTACCGGGCGGAAATTGCGGCTTTATCCGTGGTGGTCTCCGGGTTTTACAGTTCCATCGGGCTCTACCGGATCGCCGAGCGCGAGCAGCGTCGGGCCGCTTTGGGCTGGTTGGCCTTGCTGGGGATCGAAGACCTGGCCCCAAAGCCTTTCGCCCACCTTTCCCAGGGTCAGCAGCGGATGGTGCTGCTGGCGCGGGCGATGGTGAAACGGCCGCTGCTGCTCTTGCTGGACGAACCTTGTCAGGGGTTGGACCCGTCCAATCGCCGGATGGTGTTTGAAGTCATCGAGGCCATCGGGCGCCAAGCCGGGACCCAGATCCTGCTGGTGACCCATTTCGAAAGCGAAATGCCGGACTGTATCCGCCATGTCCTGCGGTTGGGAGGCGGCTTGCAGACCGATCAGAGCGTCCGCAAAGCGCGGTAGGTTGAAAGCGCGCCCCAGAGGGTTCAGGGATTGAGGCGGAGGGGTTTGGCGTGGGGAATGCGTTCGTCTTTTTTCCCTTTACGGCGTCGAATGACGCTGCAGCTTCCGACGGCAACGGATTCCTCGATTCTGGGGTTCTGGGTTCGCCCGCTTTGTTCAATCAACTTGCGAAGCCGGGCTTCAATCTCGTTTTTTTTGTTTTCATCCATTCTTTAATCTTTCAAAACGTCATCATCGGCCCCTTTTTTGGGGTTTTTTCGGCGAATTATGCCGGCAAGTCCGATCATGACACAGCCTGTTGCAAAGACGGCCAGGGGTTCCGGGTTGAGGCCCTGCACTGATCCCTCAAGGGGAGTGAAAGGGCTGTAATAGACCGCGTAAGCGATCCCTGAAAAGAGCGAAATCCCCACAAGCACACTGCTGAACAGCCATTTCATTTTCTGCCTCCTCCAAATCGCGGGTGAAGTTGCGCTGAGGAGTCAGCAATAAGTGTGCCCTGGGAGTGTTTTTGGTGTTAAGTCTAATAAAAAAAATAGGTTGTGGTTAAATTGGTATTGGTCGGGGCCTCAGTTTTTGGGATGGCGCCTTCTTGTATCTTGGGAAAAGCGTTTCTCAATTGGTAAAAAACCTTCTCACGTCCGAATGCCGCCGCAAGGACCCGTCGCTGGACAAAAGCGCGAATTCTGTGTGGTTGAAGGGCAAAGGGCAATCCGCAGCCGGCGCTGGGGCGGTAAGGCATCCCCGGCCGTCGCTGCGAAAAACCCGGTTTTTCGGCAACGGCTGCGTTTTTGCGGGGTGAAACGCTCAATTCTGGGCTGCGGTCGAAGTTTGGGCATATTTTGCTGGGCGGGCCCGACGGCATGACGTGGTATTGTGCTGATTGGGTTAACGATCCCAGGGTTTATGCGCGGTGCGGCGCTTTCCGCAAGAAATTGTGCTGGAGAACTTATCGGTTGTCATTCGGGATGACTTGATGGTGTCGGGCGGCCCGCAGCACCGGGGCGGTTGTGCAAGCGCCCGATTTCTGTCTTCCACGGTTTCCGGGTGTTTGTGACAAAACCTGAAGCCCGCGCTATTTGTCGCAATTTCTGCGGCGCAAGTTGACCTTTTCAAGGGGCGTCATTTTTTTCGAGGCTGTTTAGAAAATCGCGAAACCAAGCCGGGTTCCATATCAAGATGTAGGCCAGAAAAAGAGCCGTCAACGGCAAGTAAAAAACCACGGCATCCACGATGAGAATGACCAGCGCCACCACTATCCGATATGCACCGCGCATGGGTCTGGTTGTCAAAAGCAGGGAAAGTCAGGAAAAGCGGCCAATCGGTTGAGCACATGGATCGGCCGCTGATTTGAGATTCGCGCCCGCGTGTGAACCATATGGGCCTTGAAAGGGAGTAACGAGTTGATTTTTTTTGGTGGAGCTGAGGGGGCTCGAACCCCTGACCTCATGACTGCCAGTCATGCGCTCTCCCAGCTGAGCTACAGCCCCTTACCGAAAAGGCTCTATTAGCGGGGATTGCCGGAATTGTCAATCTTTTTTTTATCCACCCATCGACGGCCAGAAGGACCCGCACGCTTGGCCTCGCCCCGCCTCTGGCGGCGGCTTGCGGCGCAGACTGCGGGACTTTCCGCAGGAGCTTGCTTCATATCGAATTTGTTGACAAAAAAGGAGATTCTCCATAGGATTGGGCCAACCACTAAAGGCCTGCCGCCGGCGCGGCGGCCCAAAATAAAGATTGCATCATGAGACCCAAAGGTGATTTCAAGAGCCGGCTGATGCCCGGATTTCAGACCCCTTCGGCCGCTGCGAGGTTCAGTCCGAAGCCCACAGACGCGCAGGGTTTTTTCGAGGACTTCGATGCCGCCGAACTTTACTGTCCCCAGTGTGGACAGGCCGTCCCCGTCATTAAACGGCTGTTTTTGATCCTTCCGGAAGGAGACAGATACGAATACCGGTGCCGTTTTTGCGGGACAACGGTGGGCACCAAGATCGAACGCTCCGGGCGTCCCAATATTCTGGTCAAATAGCCGGTTTCCAACCTGCCCTGGCGGGTTGCGTCGGATGCGCAACCACCTTGGCAGCCGGTTCACGTGTCATCCTCTGGCGCCAGGGCCTCGCGACCCTTAACCTGCCCGAAAAACCGCTGCGAGTCGCCACCCGCGGGGCGGTCACGACGTGGGTCAAGGCTCACCCGACGCTGACCGCAGCCTGTCCGCCGGCAGTTCGCAGCGTTCTGTCGGCGGCTTTGCGCACGGGGTTTGCCGAATGGTGCGGTGATTAAAACTTTATTGCCTCTCGTCGATAATTACTGAACTAAAGGTGAAATAAAATGTTGAGACTCATGCGCGACTACGCGACCAGTTGGTTGATCAAGGTCTTGTTGGGTGCGTTTGTTATCGTCTTTATTTTCTGGGGGGTGGGCAGCTTTCGGGAGCGGCGCGCGGGGCGGGTGGCGCTGGTCAACGGCCAACCCATCGACGTTGCGGCCTACAACCGTGCTTACAACAACCTGATTGAACAATACCGCGGGCGATTTGGCGGCAACCTGACCGATGAGATGCTCCAGATGTTCGGGGTCAGAAAACAGGCCCTGGAAGCCCTCGTCAACCAGAAACTGCTGCTTCAGGAGGCGCAGAAACTGGAATTCCATGTTTCCGAAGACGAGCTGGCCGCGGCAATCCGTGAAATTCCGGCCTTCCAGCAGGCCGGCAGCTTCGACCCGCGCCGCTACAACGCGCTCCTGACGCAGTTGCGTTTTAGCCCCGAGGAGTTTGAAGTCCAGCAAAAGGAAGCCATGCTCATCGACCGGTTGCGGGCGTTTGTGCTGGGCAATGTCAAAGTATCAGAGGGCGAGGCCCGCGCCTGGTACGATTGGCAGAATACCGAGGTGAATCTCGACTATGTGCGCTTCAGCCCGGAGTCCTACGGGGAAATTGAATTAACGGCCGAGGCGCTCAAGGCCTACTACGATCAGCATCAGGAAAACTACAAGACCGAGCCCCAGGTCAGGGCCTCCTACCTGGTCTTTAATTTCGATGCCTACAACGACCGCGCTACGGTGGGCGATGACGAGCTCCAGGAGTACTATGACCTGCATCGCAGCGAGTTTGAGCAAGCTGAAACCGCTGAGGCGCGCCATATTCTGTTCAAACTGGAGGCCGGCGCCACCGCGGAAGAGGCTGCCAGGGCAGAGCAGAAGGCCCGCGAGGTCCTCAAGCTGGCGCGATCAGGCCAGGATTTTGCTGAACTGGCCAAGCAGTACTCCCAAGGCCCGTCCAAGGATCGGGGCGGGTTTTTGGGGGCCTTTACGCGCGAGGAGATGGCCGCCCCCTTCGCGGAAAAGGCCTTTTCCATGAAAGCCGGCGAAATCAGCGAGCCGGTGCGCACCGAATTCGGGTGGCACATCATCAAGCTGGAGAAGATCACCCCGGCTTCGGTCCAAAGCCTGGATCAGGCCAAGCCCGGCATCCTTGAGAAGCTAAAAGCCGAACGGGCCAAAAGCCTGGCCTATGATGATGCCGAGGCGGCCTACGAGGCGTCGCGGGACGGCGAAGATCTTGCCGAACTGGCCAAACGCCTGAATCTTGCGGTCCAAACCACCGGTTTTTTCTCCCGCCAGGGGACTGAAATCGATCTCAAGGAACCTGCCCGCTTTGCGGCCGAAGCCTTCGAACTGGCGCCGATGGCGATCAGCGATATCCAGGATTTCGGTGATGGTTATTACCTGTTGCAGACCACCGAAAAAAAACCGGCCCAGGTGCAACCGCTGGAGTCGGTGGCGGCGGCGGTGCGGGCCGATCTTCTCAAAGAAAGACAGGCTGAACAGGCCGCCAAGGACGCCGAAGCTTTCCTGGCGGAAGTCAGGCAGGGGAAAACGCTCGCCCAAGCGGCCGCGCCGCTTAACCTCACGCCGATGGAAACCGGCTTTTTCAAGCGCAATGCCGCTATTCCCGAAATCGGCTATGAGCAGGATCTCTCCGCGACGGCCTTTGAGTTGAACGCCCAAAACCCGCTGCCGGAAAATATCATTAAAGGCGCCGAAGGGGTTTATGTAATTCATTTCAAAGCCCGCAGGGCCCCGGAAGCCGATGGATTTCAGGCTGAAAAGGCGGATATCGAAGCGATGCTCCTGCAACAGAAAAAATCCAAGGTTTTCAGCGAGTGGCTGGGGCAGATCAGGAGCCGAAGTGAAATTAGCTACGAGGAGAACTACCGGGAGTAGGGGTAGTGGCTGCTGAAAGCGGCGCCTTGCATCGGCCTGGTCACCCCCGGCCAATGCGGACAGGCCCCCTTTTCAGGCGGCGCGTGTGAAACACCCTTTTCAGGGAGAGACACCCAATGGGATTCTTGAGGCCAAAAGCGCAAAACACGGATCATTTCGCCATGAAAAAATGCCCGGAGTGTCTGACCGAGTTGCCCATAGAGGCCAAGGTCTGCGATGCTTGCCGACGAAAGGTCGGTCCGGTCACACCTTACGGGCACGCCAAAAAACCTTTTGACTGGAGGGCCTACAGTCTCTGCCTGGTGGCCTGGGCCACTCTGGGCATTTATGTCTGGTGGGCCTTTCTGAGATGAAGCCACAAACCACGAGGAATTCCATGGCGGCATTGTCCCGGACGGAGAAGGCGCGCCTGCTGCACCTGGCGCGCTCGGCGATTGTGACCTGGCTGGACACGGGGGCCTCCCCCCCGTTGCCGGCGGATCTGACACCGATAATGCTTCAAAAACGGGGGTGCTTCGTCACCCTTCACAAACACGGAGCGCTGCGCGGCTGCATCGGCACGCTTGAACCGGTCAAAGCCCTGGGGGCCTGCGTTGTTGAAAACGCCATCAACGCGGCTTTCCGCGATCCGCGCTTCACACCCCTGGAGTCCTCCGAACTGCCCGCCGTGGAAATTGAAATAAGCGTCCTGACGCCCCCCCGGGAGCTGCATTTTCAGGAGCCGGAAGGGTTGAAAAAGCAGCTCGAGCCCGGCAAACACGGGGTCATTCTCAGCCAGGGGGGGGGCTCGCGCGACGTTTCTGCCCCAGGTCTGGCAGCAGTTGCCCGATGTCGAAACCTTCCTCACCCACCTCTGTCAAAAGGGGGGCATGCCAGGCGCCTGCTGGAAAGACCCAAACACACGGGTATCGGTCTACGAGGTTGAGTACTTCAAGTGAGGCGGGCGGCTGCGGCTGCCGCCCGACCTGCTTTGAGGGCCCCGGAAAAAAAATAATTCCACATCTTGCTTGTCTTTTGGCCCGTCCCCGGCGTTACAGCCGCCGGCACATATCTCGATATGCGCCAACGGATGTGCCTTGGTGACGAACCAAAATCCGGCGCCATATTGTGGAATTATTTTTTACCGTGACCCTGAATCAGCGGGCGATCATGGCCCGCATCATATCCCCGGCGTTCTGGGCATGATCTGCGATGGAGCCGACAATCTCCGCCAGGCGGACCATATGGAATACGGTGATGGGATCGGTTTCGATCTGAAAGATTCTCAACTTCAGATGGTCTTCGGCCTCATCGGCCAGGCGCTCCTGCTCCCTTAAGGTGCGGACAATTCTTTTGACGACCATCCGCTGATTTTCAGAATAGCTGCTGAAGTACTTGCGTGCTTCGGCCACCATCCTGCTGAGCTCATCCACCGGGTCGATAACCGCATCCACCAGCAGAAGAAAATCTTTTTCGAGTTCCCCGGGAACGCCGGGCTCGATCCTGAAGGAAATCCAGTTCAGGGCATCTTCCAGCGCATCCAAAACGCTGTCCTGTTCGCCCAGGTAGCGGAAGAGGGTGAATTTGTCCACCTGCAGGATCGCCCCTTTGGGGATATGGCCCCGGATGCGGCGCTTGATGGCGTCGGCCTGGCTTTCGATCCGGGCGACCTCTTTGCGCAATTCCTCGAAGGAATCGCATTTCTGGACCAGGAGGCACTCGATTGCGTGCTGGAATATCCAGGCGCATTCTTTGACCTTTTCCGCGTGCTCCTCCAAACCGCTGAAGGGCGAGGTCATGAACATTGAAACGAAGGGGATACGCATCACCGTCTCCTCAGATGAAAAACCGGAGCAGTTTGAAAATCACCATGCTGGTGAGGGCTGCAGCCGGGACCGTTAACACCCAGTAGATCATTATTTGAACGACCACCCCGAAGTTAACCGCCTCCATGCCGCGCGCAAGACCCACGCCCATGACACCCCCCACCGCCGCGTGGGTCGTGGACACCGGCAGCCCCAGCTTGGAGGCCAAAAGGACGGTGGTGGCGGCCGCGAAGTCCACGCAGAACCCGCGCGTGTTGGTCAGCGTCGTAATCTTGTTGCCGATTGTGTGCATCACCCGGTGCCCGGCCATGGCGATCCCGCAGGCGATTCCCACACCGCCGAAAAACAGCAGAAAAATCGGAACCGGGACCTTTGTGCCGACATTCCCGGTTTTGACCAAAAAATAGATGACCGCCACCGGCCCGATGGCGTTGGCGACGTCATTGGCGCCCTGGGCCAGGGCCACGTAACAGGAGGTACCGATCTGGATTCGGCGGAAGATCTCCTCCACGCCGCTGCGGTGGTCCCGGATATAACGTCGGATCAGCCCTTTGCCGGCCATTCCGAAAAAAACGGCCAGCAGGAAGGCCAGGAGCACCGCCATTGGGGCGCCGATGGCGATCTTGCTGCCCAGCGGGGTCTTGAAAAGAAACGAGAGGGCGATCACAAAAATGGTTGCGCCGATAAACCCGGGTGAGAGCCTGATCGCCGACTGGAAGGCATCCTCACGGGAAAGGATGAACTTCAGGATGATCTTGAAAAGGGCGATGGCGATAATCAGACTGAAAACCGGCGAAATGACCCAGCTCAGGACCACCGCCGCGAGTTTGCCCCATCGAATGCAGTCCGTCCCGCCGGCCATGATGCCGAAGCCGATCATCGCCCCGACAATGGAGTGGGTGGTGGAAACCGGGAGGGATTTCCAGGTGGCGAAACTGACCCACAGGGCGGCCGCCAGCAGTGCGGACAGCGCGCCGATGAGCGCCAGGTGGGGATCGGTCAGGATGTCGGTGGAAACGATGCCTTTGCGGATGGTGTCGGTCACGTGGGAGCCCATGAAAACCGCGCCCACCACGTTGAGGATCCCGGCGATGAAGATCGCTTGGCGGATGGTGATGGCCTTGGCGCCCACCGCGGAGGCCATCGAATTGGCGACGTCGTTGGCGCCGATGTTCCACGCCATGTAGAAGCCAAACGTAAAGCCGATTATCAGAATAGAATATTCTGGCGTCATCGAAATTTCAAGCCGGGTTTCCGGTTGGCCGGATCGTCTCAGCGTCTGCGCCCCCGCAACCGGCGGCGGGGATTGCGGCCGGAGCTGAAAATGATGACACTCCTGGGGCCGAGTCTTTCAGTGCGCACCGCAGCAGTGCCTCACACCGATGCGCAGCGAGAATTCCGCCGTTCGGCCGGGTCCGGCCAGGCTGCGCGCTCACGCTGACGGGGCTTAACACGCCGGGGGCGAAAAATAAACCCCCAGACCCAAACCGAATTCCCCTTCGATGGCTCGCCCCGCTTGGCTGCGGTTTATCAGCCAAGCACTGCAGCCGATCAGCGGAGACGTTTGGGTCGGCCGGCCGCAAGGCGGTTGAATTCCCGGCGGGTGCGCTTATCTTGTCCGTCATGCGCGTCGGCTCGCGGCCCTTTTCCGCCGCTGAGGGTGTGTTTACGGCCGGAGGTTGCGGTCGGCCCGACGCTCCGCCGCGCTTCCGTTGACCGCCGAAATATCCTTCCCAAGGAGCTGTCATGACCCACACCACATCCGCAGGCCGATATCTCAAGGCCAAGCGTTGGCCGCTGGTTATTTTTCTGATCATTTTGCTGGGCTTGCTGGGCGGCCTGCCGGGCGCATCCCCGGGCGAGGCTGCGGGGCCCGGCTGGCCCCATGAAACCAGCGACCTGGCACCGGATCCGGAGGTGACTTTTGGCCGGCTGCCCAACGGGTTCCGCTATGTTTTGATGCCCAACCGAACCCCCCGCGCGCGGGTCAGCATGCACCTCAACATTCAATCCGGGTCTTTGCAGGAATCCGATGCCCAGCAAGGCCTGGCCCACTTTCTGGAGCACATGCTTTTTAACGGCTCCACCCATTTCCCGCCCGGAGAGCTGGTGAAGTATTTTCAGAGCATCGGGATGCAGTTCGGGCCGGATGCCAACGCCCATACCGGCTTCGACGAGACCGTCTACGACATTCTGCTGCCCGACGGCGACCGCGCCAGCATCGAAAAAGGTCTTCTGGTGCTGCGGGATTACGCCGACGGCGCACTATTGCTGCCGGCTGAAATCGACCGCGAGCGCAAGGTCATTCTGGCGGAAAAGCGGACCCGCGACAGCGCAGCCTACCGCACGTTCGTGGCCTCTTTTGCATTTTCGTTCGGTGATGCGCGGATTGCCCGACGGCTGCCCATCGGCCTTGCGGAGGTCATCGAAAAAGCCGGCCGGGCGGAGCTCGAGGACTACTATGAAACCTGGTACCGGCCCGAGCGCATGGTTCTCGTGATGGTCGGGGATTTCGATCTGCCGACGGTCGCTTCGGCCATCCAGGAGCGGTTTGCCAGTCTCACCGCCCGGCGCACCCCCCAGCCCGATCCCGACCCCGGCCAACCGGAGAACAACGGGGAGCGTTTTTTTCACCATTTTGAAAAAGAGGCCGGAAAAACCCGGGTGAGCATCGAGGTGTTGAGCAGGGTCGACGAGGAGGCCGATAGCGTCGCCCTGCGCCACCGTGAACTGCTTGAAGAGATGGCCGACCGCATGGTCCAGAATCGACTCGACGCCCTGCTGGGCGAGCCGGAAACCCCCTTTACGGCCGCGAGCGTGGGATCCGGGCGTTATCTGGGACATTTCGACTACGCCGAAATATCGGCGGACTGCGACCCGCAAAAATGGGCCGAGGCCCTTTCCCAAATTGAACAGGTGCTGCGCCAGGCCCTGGCCTACGGGTTCACCGTGGCTGAACTGGATCGCGTCAAAAAGGACCTTCAATCCGAGTTGGATAAGGCCCTGGAACAAGCCGGTACCCGCGATAGCCGTGACCTGGCGCGCAGCATCATCCGCAGCGTCAACACGGGCCGGGTGTTCACCTCCCCCGCCCAGGAGAAAGCACTGCTCTCCGATGCCGTTCAGGCCGCCACCCCGGAGTCAGTTGCTGCTGCCTTCAGAGGCAACTGGCCGTCCGATCACCGCCTGGTGCTGGTGACCGGCAATGCCCCCCTCGGGGATACGACCCTGGCGGCACGCGATGCGATTCGGGCCGTGTACCAGACCAGCCGAAGCGTGGCCGTGCTCCGGCCGAGTGAAGCCGAGACGCCCCGCTTCCCCTACCTGGCGCCGCCCACCGCCGGTGGGGTAATCGTTCGGCGGGAGCATTTCGCCGATAACGGGGTCACCCGTCTGAGCTTTGCCAACGGCGTGAAGCTCAACCTCAAGCCCACCGATTTCAAGGAAGGCGAAGTGCTGGCCACCCTTATTTTCGGCGACGGCCGTTCCGCTCAGCCGCTGGACAAACCGGGGCTGGCGCCGCTGGCCGAGGCGCTGATTAACGAAAGCGGCCTCGGCGGGCTGACCAAAGACGCCTTGGAACAGGCCCTGGCCGGCAAAACCAGCCGGGTGGAGTTCAGCGTCGAGGATCAGTGGTTTGTCCTGCGCGGGCGGACCTTGCCAGCGGAGCTCGACCTCCTGTTTGCGCTGCTCTATGCGCATCTGCAGGACCCGGGGATGCGGGTTGAGGCCTTCGGTCTGGTGATGCAGCGCTTCGATCAGGCCTTCGAGGCCCTGTCCCGTTCGCCGGACGGTGCCATGGAGCTTGAAGGGAGCCGTTTCCTGGCCGGCGGCGATCCGCGCTTCGGACTGCCGCCGCGCGAAAAACTCCAGACCCTTACCCTGGCCGATGTTCGCACCTGGCTCATGCCGGCCTTTGAAACCGAGCCGCTTGAAATCTCAGTGGTCGGGGATTTCGATCCTGAAGCGGTGGTCCAGGCGGCCGCCCGCTACTTCGGCGGCCTGCATGCGCGGCCCGGCCGCAAGGGCCCGGCGGCAGCTGCGGCGCCGCAGTTTCCGGTGGATCAACACCTGGCGCTGGAGGTAAAATCCGACATCCCCAAGGGCCTGGTGGTGGTGGCCTACCCGACGGATGACTTCTGGGACATTCACCGCACCCGCCGGCTGTCGGTGCTGGCCGAGGTTTTTTCCGACCGCTTGCGCCTGCGGGTGCGTGAAAAACTCGGGGCGGCCTATTCCCCCCATGCCTACAACTGGTCTAGCCGAGCCTTTCCGGGTTTCGGGATTCTGCGGGCGATGGTTTCGGTTGATCCCCGGGACGCCGAGCGGATTGCGGCCGAGGTGCGCGACATCGCCGCTGCGTTG
This window of the Desulfobacteraceae bacterium genome carries:
- a CDS encoding SurA N-terminal domain-containing protein, whose translation is MLRLMRDYATSWLIKVLLGAFVIVFIFWGVGSFRERRAGRVALVNGQPIDVAAYNRAYNNLIEQYRGRFGGNLTDEMLQMFGVRKQALEALVNQKLLLQEAQKLEFHVSEDELAAAIREIPAFQQAGSFDPRRYNALLTQLRFSPEEFEVQQKEAMLIDRLRAFVLGNVKVSEGEARAWYDWQNTEVNLDYVRFSPESYGEIELTAEALKAYYDQHQENYKTEPQVRASYLVFNFDAYNDRATVGDDELQEYYDLHRSEFEQAETAEARHILFKLEAGATAEEAARAEQKAREVLKLARSGQDFAELAKQYSQGPSKDRGGFLGAFTREEMAAPFAEKAFSMKAGEISEPVRTEFGWHIIKLEKITPASVQSLDQAKPGILEKLKAERAKSLAYDDAEAAYEASRDGEDLAELAKRLNLAVQTTGFFSRQGTEIDLKEPARFAAEAFELAPMAISDIQDFGDGYYLLQTTEKKPAQVQPLESVAAAVRADLLKERQAEQAAKDAEAFLAEVRQGKTLAQAAAPLNLTPMETGFFKRNAAIPEIGYEQDLSATAFELNAQNPLPENIIKGAEGVYVIHFKARRAPEADGFQAEKADIEAMLLQQKKSKVFSEWLGQIRSRSEISYEENYRE
- a CDS encoding TIGR00153 family protein yields the protein MRIPFVSMFMTSPFSGLEEHAEKVKECAWIFQHAIECLLVQKCDSFEELRKEVARIESQADAIKRRIRGHIPKGAILQVDKFTLFRYLGEQDSVLDALEDALNWISFRIEPGVPGELEKDFLLLVDAVIDPVDELSRMVAEARKYFSSYSENQRMVVKRIVRTLREQERLADEAEDHLKLRIFQIETDPITVFHMVRLAEIVGSIADHAQNAGDMMRAMIAR
- a CDS encoding inorganic phosphate transporter encodes the protein MTPEYSILIIGFTFGFYMAWNIGANDVANSMASAVGAKAITIRQAIFIAGILNVVGAVFMGSHVTDTIRKGIVSTDILTDPHLALIGALSALLAAALWVSFATWKSLPVSTTHSIVGAMIGFGIMAGGTDCIRWGKLAAVVLSWVISPVFSLIIAIALFKIILKFILSREDAFQSAIRLSPGFIGATIFVIALSFLFKTPLGSKIAIGAPMAVLLAFLLAVFFGMAGKGLIRRYIRDHRSGVEEIFRRIQIGTSCYVALAQGANDVANAIGPVAVIYFLVKTGNVGTKVPVPIFLLFFGGVGIACGIAMAGHRVMHTIGNKITTLTNTRGFCVDFAAATTVLLASKLGLPVSTTHAAVGGVMGVGLARGMEAVNFGVVVQIMIYWVLTVPAAALTSMVIFKLLRFFI
- a CDS encoding insulinase family protein, which translates into the protein MTHTTSAGRYLKAKRWPLVIFLIILLGLLGGLPGASPGEAAGPGWPHETSDLAPDPEVTFGRLPNGFRYVLMPNRTPRARVSMHLNIQSGSLQESDAQQGLAHFLEHMLFNGSTHFPPGELVKYFQSIGMQFGPDANAHTGFDETVYDILLPDGDRASIEKGLLVLRDYADGALLLPAEIDRERKVILAEKRTRDSAAYRTFVASFAFSFGDARIARRLPIGLAEVIEKAGRAELEDYYETWYRPERMVLVMVGDFDLPTVASAIQERFASLTARRTPQPDPDPGQPENNGERFFHHFEKEAGKTRVSIEVLSRVDEEADSVALRHRELLEEMADRMVQNRLDALLGEPETPFTAASVGSGRYLGHFDYAEISADCDPQKWAEALSQIEQVLRQALAYGFTVAELDRVKKDLQSELDKALEQAGTRDSRDLARSIIRSVNTGRVFTSPAQEKALLSDAVQAATPESVAAAFRGNWPSDHRLVLVTGNAPLGDTTLAARDAIRAVYQTSRSVAVLRPSEAETPRFPYLAPPTAGGVIVRREHFADNGVTRLSFANGVKLNLKPTDFKEGEVLATLIFGDGRSAQPLDKPGLAPLAEALINESGLGGLTKDALEQALAGKTSRVEFSVEDQWFVLRGRTLPAELDLLFALLYAHLQDPGMRVEAFGLVMQRFDQAFEALSRSPDGAMELEGSRFLAGGDPRFGLPPREKLQTLTLADVRTWLMPAFETEPLEISVVGDFDPEAVVQAAARYFGGLHARPGRKGPAAAAAPQFPVDQHLALEVKSDIPKGLVVVAYPTDDFWDIHRTRRLSVLAEVFSDRLRLRVREKLGAAYSPHAYNWSSRAFPGFGILRAMVSVDPRDAERIAAEVRDIAAALAREGVAADERQRALEPILTSLREMQRTNRYWLERVLTGSARYPQQLDWSRSLTRDYASISEAELSGLARRFLDNRRSAEIIIRPEAGADGSLADAAGDGSAAGHRR